A genome region from Terriglobia bacterium includes the following:
- a CDS encoding phage portal protein: MQEESIYQDDADCFTNTETVGRWFAQHTLAPWICRIESEFSRNVFSAATRRNHRLEIDMSGFLRGDPEARWRSWEITVKNNILTVDEVRAEEGWATSTASTSPGKPRLLKIIAPCMGRHALC, from the coding sequence GTGCAAGAGGAATCTATATACCAAGATGATGCAGACTGCTTCACTAATACCGAGACCGTAGGACGCTGGTTTGCGCAGCACACGCTAGCACCTTGGATCTGCAGGATTGAAAGTGAATTCAGCCGGAATGTCTTCAGCGCGGCGACTAGGCGGAATCACCGGCTTGAAATCGACATGAGCGGATTCCTGCGAGGCGACCCCGAAGCGAGATGGCGGTCCTGGGAGATCACGGTGAAAAACAATATCCTGACTGTGGATGAGGTTCGCGCAGAAGAGGGCTGGGCAACGTCGACCGCAAGTACGTCCCCTGGGAAACCGCGGCTTTTGAAGATCATAGCGCCGTGCATGGGTCGACATGCTTTATGCTAA
- a CDS encoding GntR family transcriptional regulator, whose amino-acid sequence MFLTVNASDERPLYQQIVDGIKALIARGDLREGTALPSVRHVASSLGVNLNTIAIAYRQLQEEGLVTVRHGAGAVVASRRLRGGRPEELRKPLRTALTQMILAGLKYREIVAAVREELESLQQRGDLR is encoded by the coding sequence ATGTTTCTCACGGTCAATGCCAGCGACGAGCGCCCCCTATATCAGCAGATCGTAGACGGCATTAAAGCCCTGATCGCCCGCGGCGACCTGCGGGAAGGGACGGCGCTGCCGTCCGTACGGCATGTGGCGAGCAGCCTGGGCGTCAACCTGAACACGATAGCGATCGCTTACCGGCAACTCCAGGAAGAAGGATTGGTCACGGTGCGGCACGGTGCTGGAGCGGTGGTTGCCTCGCGGCGCCTACGCGGCGGGAGGCCAGAGGAACTGCGGAAACCCTTGCGCACGGCGCTGACCCAGATGATCCTTGCGGGCCTCAAATACCGGGAGATTGTCGCCGCAGTGCGGGAAGAACTGGAATCGCTGCAGCAAAGAGGAGATTTGCGATGA